One segment of Streptomyces sp. NBC_01463 DNA contains the following:
- a CDS encoding DHA2 family efflux MFS transporter permease subunit, giving the protein MSVTKRAGSGAAGLDAALLTLVGVMVLGGMMSYLDATIVNVGISTLGGEFHATLATVEWVTTGYLLAVALAIPVAGWAVVRFGAKRMWLLGLSVFLTGSALCAVAWNAESLIAFRVVQGLGGGMVDPIMMTVVAGAAGPARIGRVMGLVSVPITLGPVVGPVIGGLLLDNFSWQWMFLVNIPFALAAIVLAVRVLPADPPRAADPVPLDAPGVALLCPGFAALVFALSRAGGQGFGDAGVIIALTLGIALFTVYAVHALRTTRIPLLDLRLFANKGFGASVATMFLLGGGLFSLLFLLPLYYQQVHGHGVLRSGLLLAPLGLGTLIGMPVAGRLADRLGARRLVPTGALLIGAGALVFTGADAGTPQIWLTAAQFAAGFGMGLVGAPTMGSVYRTVPGDAVAGATGAVFILNQIGASLGIAVVALILQAGGSVPAPTAATFAHAFWWPVAAAAVVFLAGLLLPGRPRPEPSGTGREAAVTG; this is encoded by the coding sequence GTGTCTGTAACGAAACGAGCGGGGAGCGGGGCGGCCGGGCTCGATGCCGCGCTGCTCACCCTGGTCGGCGTCATGGTGCTCGGCGGGATGATGTCCTACCTGGACGCGACGATCGTCAACGTCGGGATCAGCACGCTGGGCGGCGAGTTCCACGCGACCCTGGCCACCGTCGAGTGGGTCACCACGGGCTATCTCCTCGCGGTCGCCCTCGCGATCCCGGTGGCCGGGTGGGCCGTGGTCCGCTTCGGCGCCAAGCGGATGTGGCTGCTGGGACTCTCGGTCTTCCTGACCGGGTCGGCGCTCTGCGCCGTCGCCTGGAACGCGGAGAGCCTGATCGCCTTCCGCGTCGTCCAGGGTCTCGGCGGCGGGATGGTCGACCCGATCATGATGACGGTCGTCGCGGGCGCCGCGGGGCCCGCCCGCATCGGCCGGGTCATGGGTCTGGTCTCCGTACCGATCACCCTCGGTCCCGTGGTCGGCCCGGTCATCGGCGGGCTGCTGCTGGACAACTTCTCCTGGCAGTGGATGTTCCTGGTCAACATCCCGTTCGCCCTCGCCGCGATCGTGCTGGCCGTCCGCGTCCTGCCGGCCGACCCGCCGCGGGCCGCGGACCCCGTACCGCTCGACGCCCCCGGTGTCGCCCTGCTCTGCCCCGGCTTCGCCGCGCTCGTGTTCGCGCTGTCCCGGGCCGGCGGCCAGGGGTTCGGGGACGCCGGGGTGATCATCGCCCTGACCCTGGGCATCGCCCTGTTCACCGTGTACGCCGTGCACGCCCTGCGCACCACCCGCATACCCCTGCTCGATCTGCGCCTGTTCGCCAACAAGGGGTTCGGCGCGAGCGTCGCGACGATGTTCCTGCTCGGCGGCGGGCTGTTCTCCCTGCTGTTCCTGCTGCCGCTCTACTACCAGCAGGTGCACGGCCACGGCGTACTGCGGTCCGGACTCCTGCTCGCCCCGCTGGGCCTCGGCACGCTCATCGGGATGCCGGTGGCGGGCCGGCTCGCGGACCGTCTCGGTGCCCGCCGGCTGGTGCCCACCGGAGCCCTGCTGATCGGGGCCGGCGCCCTGGTCTTCACCGGTGCCGATGCCGGAACTCCCCAGATCTGGCTGACCGCGGCCCAGTTCGCCGCCGGTTTCGGGATGGGCCTGGTCGGTGCGCCGACGATGGGATCGGTCTACCGGACCGTGCCGGGCGACGCGGTGGCGGGCGCCACCGGCGCCGTGTTCATCCTCAACCAGATCGGGGCCTCGCTGGGCATCGCCGTCGTCGCCCTGATCCTGCAGGCCGGCGGTTCCGTGCCGGCCCCCACCGCCGCCACGTTCGCCCACGCCTTCTGGTGGCCGGTGGCGGCGGCGGCCGTGGTCTTCCTCGCGGGTCTGCTGCTCCCGGGCAGGCCGCGGCCCGAACCCTCGGGCACCGGCCGGGAAGCGGCCGTCACCGGGTGA
- a CDS encoding antitoxin — protein MSMLDKIKDLIKGHPDQARQGVEKGGDFIDKKTGNKYSGQVDTAQQKLNDQTGERRPPTDER, from the coding sequence ATGAGCATGCTCGACAAGATCAAGGACCTGATCAAGGGGCACCCCGACCAGGCCCGCCAGGGAGTCGAGAAGGGTGGCGACTTCATCGACAAGAAGACGGGCAACAAGTACAGCGGTCAGGTCGACACCGCCCAGCAGAAGCTCAATGACCAGACCGGTGAACGCCGTCCGCCCACCGACGAACGGTAG
- a CDS encoding TetR/AcrR family transcriptional regulator has translation MSVGENMTTAGGQADRGRLDKRRAIVEAALRVFAQVGYAQASLDVIAAEAGVSKPTIYNHLGSKENLFRYVMTETAARANAKTLDVLTAFPTDPAQLRPGLEDVAHKLVDCYCDEQSEAVRRLLYAEAVRFPDLFDAVRASGPNQFTEALAGRLARFANAGHLRIEDPVRAANQFIALVYEEVPAMTALGTRPLDPADVSKVVEAGVDTFLRAFGPAPSGAA, from the coding sequence ATGAGTGTCGGCGAGAACATGACGACGGCCGGTGGCCAGGCGGACCGAGGGCGGCTGGACAAGCGCCGGGCGATCGTGGAGGCCGCCCTCCGGGTGTTCGCGCAGGTCGGCTACGCGCAGGCCAGCCTGGACGTGATCGCGGCCGAGGCCGGGGTCTCCAAGCCGACGATCTACAACCACCTGGGGTCGAAGGAGAATCTGTTCCGGTACGTCATGACGGAGACCGCGGCCCGGGCCAACGCCAAGACGCTCGACGTGCTGACGGCCTTCCCCACCGACCCGGCACAGCTGCGGCCCGGCCTCGAGGACGTGGCGCACAAACTCGTCGACTGCTACTGCGACGAGCAGTCCGAGGCCGTGCGCCGGCTGCTGTACGCGGAGGCCGTGCGCTTCCCCGACCTCTTCGACGCGGTACGGGCCAGCGGACCCAACCAGTTCACCGAGGCCCTGGCGGGCCGGCTGGCCCGGTTCGCGAACGCCGGGCACCTGCGGATCGAGGACCCGGTCCGGGCGGCCAACCAGTTCATTGCGCTCGTCTACGAGGAGGTGCCGGCGATGACCGCGCTGGGCACCCGTCCGCTCGACCCGGCGGACGTCTCGAAGGTCGTGGAGGCGGGAGTGGACACCTTCCTTCGCGCCTTCGGCCCGGCCCCCTCCGGTGCGGCCTGA
- a CDS encoding geranylgeranyl reductase family protein, translated as MREAHADQSAPDEGSAEEAQVIVVGAGPAGSSAAFHLARAGVDVLLLEKSAFPREKVCGDGLTPRAVHQLIRMGIDISAPGWTRSRGMRWVTGDRQVQIDWPSLGGYPDFGLTRSRHDFDDILARHAVAAGARLRTGVKVTDPVTDRAGRITGVTAVSGAGEPVVHRAPVVIAADGASARLALAMGLQRDAKRQIATAARRYYRSPERSREEFLELWADLRYPRSDHFLPGYGWIFPMGDGRVNVGLGAIPHHRHGKADLRATLDRWLARTPQEWGLREENAEGPVRSAALPLGFNRHPLYTRGLLLVGDSGGMISPWNGEGIGQAMEAGEVAAESAALALALPAGPRRERALHHYPVEMNRRWGSYYRLGNKAADLVFSRSGFQPVLNRYVMNSPFLLNTLARLLTNLTDKPSHDVIDHVLNTAVRLVPAPGPRRR; from the coding sequence ATGCGGGAAGCGCACGCAGACCAGTCCGCACCGGACGAAGGCTCCGCCGAGGAGGCCCAGGTGATCGTGGTGGGGGCGGGGCCGGCCGGCTCGTCCGCCGCCTTCCATCTCGCCAGAGCGGGCGTCGACGTGCTGTTGCTGGAGAAGTCCGCGTTCCCGCGGGAGAAGGTGTGCGGGGACGGCCTCACCCCGCGTGCCGTGCACCAGCTGATCCGGATGGGCATCGACATCTCGGCACCCGGCTGGACGCGGTCGCGCGGGATGCGCTGGGTGACCGGGGACCGGCAGGTGCAGATCGACTGGCCGTCACTGGGCGGCTACCCGGATTTCGGCCTCACCCGCAGCCGGCACGACTTCGACGACATCCTGGCCCGGCACGCGGTGGCCGCCGGGGCGCGGCTGCGCACCGGGGTGAAGGTGACGGATCCGGTGACCGACCGGGCGGGCCGGATCACCGGTGTCACCGCCGTGTCGGGGGCCGGGGAACCGGTGGTGCACCGCGCTCCGGTCGTCATCGCCGCGGACGGCGCCTCCGCGCGGCTCGCCCTCGCGATGGGGCTGCAGCGGGACGCGAAGCGGCAGATCGCCACGGCGGCCCGCCGCTACTACCGGAGCCCCGAGCGTTCCCGGGAGGAGTTCCTGGAGCTCTGGGCCGACCTCCGCTACCCCCGGAGCGACCACTTCCTGCCGGGGTACGGCTGGATCTTCCCGATGGGTGACGGCCGGGTCAACGTGGGTCTCGGTGCGATCCCCCACCACCGGCACGGCAAGGCAGACCTGCGGGCCACCCTGGACCGGTGGCTGGCGCGGACCCCGCAGGAGTGGGGACTGCGCGAGGAGAACGCCGAGGGGCCGGTGCGCAGCGCCGCGCTGCCCCTGGGCTTCAACCGGCATCCGCTGTACACGAGGGGGCTCCTCCTGGTCGGCGATTCGGGAGGCATGATCAGCCCGTGGAACGGTGAGGGCATCGGCCAGGCGATGGAGGCCGGCGAGGTCGCGGCCGAGTCGGCGGCGCTCGCCCTGGCCCTGCCGGCGGGTCCGAGGCGGGAGCGGGCGCTCCACCACTACCCCGTCGAGATGAACCGCCGCTGGGGCAGCTACTACCGGCTCGGCAACAAGGCGGCCGATCTGGTCTTCAGCAGGTCGGGTTTCCAGCCGGTGCTCAACCGGTACGTGATGAACTCGCCGTTCCTGCTGAACACCCTGGCCCGGCTGCTCACCAACCTGACGGACAAGCCCTCGCACGACGTGATCGACCACGTCCTGAACACGGCGGTACGCCTCGTCCCGGCTCCGGGCCCGCGCAGGCGCTGA
- a CDS encoding SpoIIE family protein phosphatase — protein sequence MLAQAVVTAIESAGGQAGGVYLPSRTPGLLRLAVLAGLPGPLFRPWWRMHVNRPFPVAEAFRSGHAVHLADAEEAMRRFPQLMAGLPFPFGSLYVPVIHGGKPLAVLVVLRPATPGEPVGTADRRRLRTVADALGAALAALESAGTKTRWDEEPLPVQLPAGSSPPVRIGRFDWDLESGAVGADDELCAILGTGPELFPGTIDALAARLAPEDVHGLWTLARQAAGSGGPVVRRMRLRGPDGRSHLLEVSGRRDSGAEPGATTHLTGFLVDLGIGPVVAEAADRLPRGIFSLDRFARITYINRLAEEILGRPRSELVGRVLWEALPWFANPAYEDHYRSAMISDAPVHFLARRNTPQPWLSVSLYPGHDGLTAVLTPTDQPAYTPGSVVSPGLGLGSPADRSAALYRPVALAIALTEAVTARQVSAVVTEELLPAFGGRQLAIYLLKERHLYLEWETGFPQGFLDRFDGVALDARIPGVETLTTGRPIFFESMQRLAAAYPGIPMETDVGARAFLPLIASGRHVGSCILGFDQPRGFSPEERTVLTALAGLIAQALQRAQRYDTEAALARGLQNVLLPHGLPVVDGVDTAGRYLAGTQGMDVGGDWYDVIETGQRLALVIGDVQGHGVAAAATMGQLRSAVRAFALSGHDPLEVMSGTNRLLIDLDPGQFASCCYIVMDPATGSTQAVRAGHPQPVLRRPDGTVEVMDLPGGIVLGVDADATYPVTELELAPGAMLALYTDGMVEESGTDIDVGVERLRSTIAERGAASLAEMADHVIGRARQAADRPDDIALLLAARWAAGTA from the coding sequence GTGCTCGCCCAGGCTGTCGTGACCGCGATCGAGTCCGCCGGCGGACAGGCCGGCGGCGTCTACCTGCCCTCCCGCACCCCCGGACTCCTGCGGCTGGCCGTGCTCGCGGGGCTGCCGGGACCGCTGTTCCGTCCCTGGTGGCGGATGCACGTGAACCGCCCGTTCCCCGTCGCCGAGGCCTTCCGGTCGGGCCACGCCGTGCACCTCGCCGACGCGGAGGAGGCGATGCGCCGCTTCCCACAGCTGATGGCGGGCCTGCCCTTCCCCTTCGGCTCCCTCTACGTGCCGGTCATCCACGGCGGCAAGCCGCTCGCCGTCCTGGTCGTGCTGCGCCCGGCGACCCCCGGGGAACCGGTGGGCACCGCCGACCGGCGCAGGCTGCGCACCGTCGCCGACGCGCTCGGCGCCGCACTGGCCGCACTGGAGTCCGCGGGGACGAAGACCCGGTGGGACGAGGAGCCGCTGCCCGTCCAGCTTCCAGCGGGCAGTTCGCCGCCGGTCCGGATCGGCCGCTTCGACTGGGACCTGGAGAGCGGCGCCGTCGGCGCGGACGACGAGCTCTGCGCCATCCTGGGCACCGGGCCGGAGCTGTTCCCCGGCACCATCGACGCACTGGCGGCGCGGCTCGCCCCCGAGGACGTCCACGGGCTGTGGACCCTGGCCCGTCAGGCGGCGGGCTCGGGCGGACCGGTCGTCCGCCGGATGCGGCTGCGCGGCCCCGACGGGCGCTCGCACCTGCTGGAGGTCTCGGGCCGCCGGGACAGCGGAGCGGAGCCCGGCGCGACGACCCATCTGACCGGGTTCCTGGTCGACCTCGGGATCGGCCCGGTCGTCGCGGAGGCGGCCGACCGGCTGCCGCGCGGCATCTTCTCCCTCGACCGTTTCGCCCGGATCACCTACATCAACCGCCTCGCGGAGGAAATCCTCGGCCGTCCCCGGTCCGAACTGGTCGGGCGGGTCCTCTGGGAGGCCCTGCCGTGGTTCGCGAACCCCGCCTACGAGGACCACTACCGCTCCGCGATGATCTCCGACGCGCCCGTCCACTTCCTCGCCCGCCGCAACACGCCGCAGCCCTGGCTCTCCGTCTCCCTGTACCCCGGGCACGACGGTCTGACGGCCGTCCTCACCCCGACCGACCAGCCGGCCTACACGCCGGGCTCCGTCGTATCGCCCGGGCTGGGGCTCGGCTCACCGGCCGACCGCTCCGCCGCGTTGTACCGGCCGGTCGCCCTCGCCATCGCGCTCACCGAGGCCGTCACCGCCCGCCAGGTGTCCGCCGTGGTGACCGAGGAACTGCTTCCCGCCTTCGGCGGCCGCCAGCTCGCGATCTACCTGCTCAAGGAGCGTCATCTCTACCTGGAGTGGGAGACCGGCTTCCCCCAGGGGTTCCTGGACCGGTTCGACGGCGTCGCCCTCGACGCCCGCATCCCCGGCGTCGAGACCCTGACCACCGGACGCCCCATCTTCTTCGAGTCGATGCAGCGGCTGGCCGCCGCGTACCCCGGCATCCCGATGGAGACCGACGTCGGCGCGCGCGCCTTCCTGCCCCTGATCGCCTCCGGACGGCACGTCGGCTCGTGCATCCTCGGCTTCGACCAGCCGCGCGGCTTCAGCCCGGAGGAGCGTACGGTCCTCACCGCACTGGCCGGACTCATCGCCCAGGCGCTCCAGCGGGCCCAGCGCTACGACACCGAGGCGGCCCTGGCCCGCGGCCTGCAGAACGTCCTGCTCCCGCACGGTCTGCCCGTCGTGGACGGCGTCGACACCGCGGGCCGTTACCTCGCCGGCACCCAGGGCATGGACGTCGGCGGCGACTGGTACGACGTCATCGAGACCGGGCAGAGGCTCGCCCTGGTCATCGGGGACGTACAGGGCCACGGCGTGGCCGCCGCCGCGACCATGGGCCAACTGCGCAGCGCGGTGCGGGCCTTCGCGCTCAGCGGGCACGATCCGCTGGAAGTGATGAGCGGGACCAACCGGCTGCTCATCGATCTCGACCCCGGCCAGTTCGCGAGCTGCTGCTACATCGTCATGGACCCGGCCACCGGCAGCACCCAGGCGGTGCGGGCCGGCCATCCGCAGCCCGTGCTGCGCCGCCCCGACGGCACCGTCGAGGTCATGGACCTGCCGGGCGGCATCGTGCTCGGTGTCGACGCCGACGCGACGTACCCCGTCACCGAACTGGAGCTGGCCCCCGGCGCGATGCTCGCCCTGTACACCGACGGCATGGTCGAGGAGTCCGGAACGGACATCGACGTCGGCGTCGAGCGGCTGCGCAGCACCATCGCCGAGCGCGGCGCTGCCTCCCTGGCCGAGATGGCTGATCATGTGATCGGCCGGGCCAGGCAGGCCGCGGACCGGCCCGACGACATCGCCCTGCTGCTCGCGGCCCGGTGGGCCGCCGGGACCGCGTAG
- a CDS encoding GMC oxidoreductase gives MTDSTLPHKGSSEVSRRGFIARTGFILGAAALSGHATAAQARTTGAAAVIGNGDRVPVLVIGTGYGGSVAALRLARAGVHVHMVEMGMAWDTPGSDGKVFANTTSPDGRSYWLRTKTKQPLSNFLGFPIDRAIPRYTGILDAEDFSGITVYQGRGVGGGSLVNGGMAVTPRRENFGAILPTVGADEMYSTYYPRANSGLGVSTIDPAWFDTVDCYKYARVGRKHAQRSGFPFVFVPDVYDWDYMEQEAAGTVPKSALAGEILYGNNYGKKSLQKTYLAQAAATGKVTVSPLHQVTSVSPASGGGYTVVIDELRTDGGIAATKTVTADKVFFAAGSVGTSKLLTKLKATGALSGLNDEIGRGWGDNGNVMCGRANHLWDPTGAVQSSIPCGGIDNWDAGGAFAEVAPLPTGIETFASFYLSITKNPNRARFTWNAATGRVDLDWQTAWKQPSINMAKSIFDKINSKEGTIYRTDLFGVYKIWGDHLTYHPLGGAVLDKATDNYGRLHGYTGLYVIDGALIPGNTSVNPFVTITALAERNIEKIIATDL, from the coding sequence ATGACGGATTCGACCTTACCCCACAAGGGATCGAGCGAGGTCTCGCGTCGGGGATTCATCGCTAGAACAGGTTTCATCCTGGGAGCCGCCGCGCTCTCGGGCCACGCCACCGCCGCCCAGGCACGGACCACCGGTGCGGCCGCCGTGATCGGCAACGGGGACCGTGTCCCCGTGCTGGTGATCGGCACCGGGTACGGAGGTTCCGTCGCCGCACTGCGGCTCGCCCGGGCAGGCGTCCACGTCCACATGGTCGAGATGGGCATGGCCTGGGACACCCCGGGTTCGGACGGCAAGGTCTTCGCCAACACGACCTCGCCCGACGGCCGTTCGTACTGGCTCCGGACGAAGACCAAGCAGCCCCTGAGCAACTTCCTCGGTTTCCCCATCGACCGGGCGATCCCGCGCTACACCGGCATCCTGGACGCCGAGGACTTCAGCGGCATCACGGTCTACCAGGGACGGGGCGTCGGCGGCGGATCACTCGTCAACGGCGGCATGGCGGTGACGCCCAGGCGCGAGAACTTCGGCGCCATCCTGCCGACGGTCGGCGCCGACGAGATGTACTCGACCTACTACCCGCGCGCCAACTCCGGGCTCGGGGTCTCCACGATCGACCCGGCCTGGTTCGACACCGTGGACTGCTACAAGTACGCCAGGGTCGGCCGCAAGCACGCCCAGCGCTCCGGCTTCCCGTTCGTGTTCGTGCCGGACGTGTACGACTGGGACTACATGGAGCAGGAGGCGGCCGGGACCGTACCCAAGTCGGCGCTGGCCGGCGAGATCCTGTACGGCAACAACTACGGCAAGAAGTCGCTGCAGAAGACCTACCTCGCCCAGGCCGCGGCGACGGGCAAGGTCACCGTCTCACCCCTGCATCAGGTGACCTCGGTCTCCCCGGCGTCGGGCGGCGGCTACACCGTCGTCATCGACGAACTCCGCACCGACGGAGGCATCGCGGCCACCAAGACGGTCACCGCGGACAAGGTGTTCTTCGCCGCGGGCAGCGTCGGCACCAGCAAGCTGCTGACCAAGCTCAAGGCCACCGGCGCCCTGTCCGGCCTGAACGACGAGATCGGCCGGGGCTGGGGCGACAACGGCAACGTCATGTGCGGCCGGGCCAACCACCTGTGGGACCCGACCGGCGCGGTCCAGTCGAGCATCCCCTGCGGCGGCATCGACAACTGGGACGCCGGAGGGGCGTTCGCCGAGGTGGCACCGCTGCCGACCGGGATCGAGACCTTCGCCTCGTTCTACCTGTCCATCACGAAGAACCCGAACCGTGCCCGCTTCACCTGGAACGCGGCGACGGGCCGGGTCGACCTGGACTGGCAGACGGCGTGGAAGCAGCCCTCCATCAACATGGCGAAGTCCATCTTCGACAAGATCAACTCCAAGGAGGGGACGATCTACCGGACCGACCTGTTCGGCGTCTACAAGATCTGGGGCGACCACCTCACGTACCACCCGCTGGGAGGCGCGGTCCTCGACAAGGCCACCGACAACTACGGCCGCCTACACGGCTACACGGGGCTGTACGTGATCGACGGCGCGCTGATCCCCGGCAACACCAGCGTCAATCCGTTCGTCACCATCACGGCACTCGCCGAACGGAACATCGAGAAGATCATCGCCACCGACCTGTGA